The Mercenaria mercenaria strain notata chromosome 6, MADL_Memer_1, whole genome shotgun sequence genome contains the following window.
tatgcctttcttcgcattaaccactaaaatgtactggatttttatcaaactcgatgtgtaacaatatcgtgaGGTCTCctgttattttgttacaaatggggataggaaccaatttagctaaaaatataaacacgtttaatgacctcttctcatgaaccgcttcatgaatcttcatcaaactactgctgtaattattcgtctaaggataaacgaaacaaaattgcaaccctacgaaacctttgcgaaaaattaaaagagaaccatttaatttgttaaagtgcggtgtttagttttgcaatttgaaaaatgttagatgaaagatgaatgttagatgaaaaattcataaacttctttccttattacaattcgccgaccatcatttttaaagatatttcttgttttctttatcTTTCAATTCATTCCGACTTGAAACATCAGTGTACCTTTAAAGACAGAATGTTAATAAATCATCAAAGTCTTGTTAAGCGTTCCATTTTAAGGACAGTAGTTTTTCAAGGTTTAGTAAAAAGAAACATCGAAGAGGAAATGTTGACCAAATGGTGCCTCTATGCAATAATAAGTTTTCAGGCCTGAAAGTCATCTTGATCGAGGTGCTAAAAATTGACTACTGGAAAAACTGTCCAACGACACAATACTTAGTTCATTTGTAATTGTACTAGATATCTTCAACATCGCATCATCTATTATTTCTAAGAGTATTTAATTGCACTTTGATAGGCACAAATTAGAAACAAACATGTCTACTTAACAGCTTGTTTTGGGCAACTCAGTCATTGACATTGATCAAGAAATCTGAAATAAAGTctgtttaaatttgtaaattgttAGCTATTTCTAATCTCTCTTTAACAAGAGCAAGACCGACTGGTCTTTGTTGACGCATACTTTGATGGAAAAAAGGCATACGTATAAGAACGCTAAACAACGGTAAAATTGACAGAAGAATGGAATGGGAGTAATGAACGTACTGGTATGGTACTGAATTAGATCTATTTTCATGGTTAtctaacctttaacctgctggaggtaagtgattctgcctttgcgaccagtgcagaccatgatcagcctgcacggaagtgcaggctaatcatggtctgcactgttcgctattcagtcagtgaattttcagtgaacaccccttgaaaTAGTAAAtgatactgccaaaattgaataatggaccagtctatttgagaaatttagcagggtaacggctaaacaagaaaacagaaaagtctGTGAAGCCGACTACACGTAATATCGACCTATACAAAAGGTGTTGCAGATGATCTTGACGTTTAGCGTTAATGAGTCATtatcaaaaattgaaataatattatagaCTTGATATTTTACTccttaaatacttaaaaatggAAACGTTAATACTGCGTCATTTCAACGTAATCGACTTCCAGTGCAACGTCATTTCCGTGCCACGACGACATCCAAAGTCCACGTGCGTCCCAGAAATCACAAGCTACTGTAGGCGAGTTGTTATTCCATGGTTTCTTCGAATTATAATGCCAACTGTCTTGAAAGAATCCACTTGTTCCTCCGACAGCAACGTTCAGTATCAGGTAGAACTGAAAATACCATGAGAATTTGTTTAATGATAACAGAAGCAgatgaaatttgttgaaaataacaactttaaaaattgtaaaactcATATGTCTCAACGACGTATATAAATAGGGCTCAAGTATGTTGTGACCTTTACCTAATGACaccaaaaacaatatattttatctgCTGGCCACATGCAACCACAGGCAGCAAGTTTAAGCGTTCTCCATCTATTGGTCGGAAACCGCTTTTAGTCTCTatgccattttgaccttgacctttgactaataAACTGACATAAAAACAACAACGTTCATTCAATGACCGCAAgcatcatcctgtgaagttttgaAAGCCGTGACTATGTTAATTTCTGACTTGAGAATATGAAAGGGCATTCTCACCGCTTTATCAAATGGCGCAGCTTTTGTGCCACTAGACCAGATATTGTTTCCAGAAAATCGTCCCCAGTTCCAGAAACTCTGTGTAATTCCAACGTTCATCATTAGATGGTCGTCTACGAATACCCTGGGAAAACAACATTGCGAAAAACTACTTAGACAACTATTCAAAATCATGCCTAAAAATGACAAAGATATaatcaaatttgtaaaataaatgtatcatTCTGTAGGTGTTATTTGTTTCTGTTCCATAAAAGAATGTTTTCTCAAGCGACATCATATTATCTATTCCCATTACTTTTgttgtaataaataaaaagattgaTATACTAAGTgtgatcttctttatttactatATAGCCCTAGTCAAAGGCGAAGATATACGTTTGATGCTGGAAAAAACAACGttattttgtttcacacaaaaaaaaactatataataaGAGATAAATCATACAGGCATAATGCCGACATGAAAACTTGATACATTACTGGATATGATCTACTGTCCACTCGAGGCGGTATGTGTGCATTGCATACGCCCAATCTCCGTCTCTGTGAAATTAATACGttaagaatataattataaaacaattgtttCTGTTATTGAAAACTAAAGATAATCAAACATTCATAACTCTTGTGTTGTTAATTAAATGAAAAGTTCCAACACTTACACATTTATTATAACCATTGTTTGTGGGTCAAAGAATTTCTTTTCGTTTACAGACGTCTATACATCACATTCTCATCAATTATAACCATTGTTTTTTGGTCAAAGAATTTCTTTTCGTTTACAAACGTCTGTTTATCACATTCTCATTGATTATAATCATTGTTTGCGGGTTAAAGAATTTCTTTTCGTTTACAGACGTTTATATATCACATTCTCATTGATTATAACCATTGTTTGTGGGTCAAAAAATTCTTTTCGCTTACAGACGTCTATATATCACATTCTCATTGATTATAACCATTGTTTTTTGGTCAAAGAATTTCTTTTCGTTTACAGACGTCTATATATCACATTTTCAtcaatcagaggttcgtcaaagtCCCCGGCGAGACGTTAAACTATGGAACCATGGTAGActtctggtatgcgagaatgacaTATCACAACTGTATTGAATCTAATGATATTTCAAACCTTCTTGACTAACGACCAATTATATTTATCATTCAACAAGCTTAGGACTTTGCTTCACACAAGGATATTGCTCTTTCTCCAGCGTGTGTTAGTACTCAGCACTACTCTAAAGTTATGTTTTAACATTCGCATTTGAAGATTTTCAACTTACAAGTCACCGTGCGTCCATTGAAATTTGTTTTGCCCGGCGCTTGGTCCCCAGTGCAGAGTGGCGCCAACCTGGTTGTAACCATGGTTACTTGCATCAAATCCAGCAAATGAATTACCTATGGTAAAACGAATCCAAAAATGTGCATAGTATGCAAGCTATAACTCTTTAGCTATTACAAACAAAACGTCAAGTTatagaaataacattttcattaGTCATAAAGACGGCAACAAATGCAAAGAAATATAATCCTCTGAATCAAAACACATTTTTGCTTGAATGTTATTTTAACTGATCAGTTAGTTTGCATTTTCCTTCATTTTGAAAGAGAAAAAGTTACCCCTGCTCTCCATTAGATCTATTTCTCCTGAAGCTGGCCATCCGCCGTATTCGGAACTCTTTGGCAACATCCATATAGCTATTATAAGATACAAGAAAACTAAAATCTAAATTGACTATAATATCACTGAAGGTGTCAAAAATGTAACGCTTGTTGATATTATTAGTTATTGTCACtccttattatttatatatactaGTACTTCACAAAATTAAGTAACTATTTGTGTTTCCATTTCCCCTTAAAACGTTTAAtgctttaacaaaaaatatttacctGGCCAAAGCCAATCTCCCCTTGGAATTCTTGCTCTAACTTCAACTTTACCAAACTTTATTGTATGCTTAGATTTGATTTTACCGGACATGACTGGTGGAATACAACCGTTCGTTCCCTGTCTGTAACAACCGTTCCGATCTGCGTTCGTACAATAACCGTATAGAGCTGGAAATCAAAATTCAAATGCTCTGAGCTGGTCTATATCTTCTTTAcgtattttataatttcatagtTATGTCAAATTATGTGAACAAGTTAGAGTTTTGGAAATATAAATAAGTGTTTAGTTTTCTAAATAACAAGATTTGGTTCCGCCAGATAACTAGATTCTGCAGCTACAAGCGGAACATGCCTTTTTGTACATTACAGTAACAGGCAGAAACGTTAAGGTTGCAAATGGTTATATCATATAAGTTGTTACATTCATAATGACTATGCTATAGAGGACTATTCTACAAAAATGGCACTGCGTGATGCTAAAAAAATCTGTTCTCTAAAAAGGAATAAACTACTTTATGCAATACTACCTTTCATATCCATAACTCCAGAGTGTATAGATGCCTCTGTGAATCGGTCGTCGTCCGAAGTAAATGTCTGTGAATTAGCAAACagtaagtttataaaaaaaaatgtttcagtccTACTAAATCATCTACTCATTTTCTTtgttacaaaacattttaatgaacTGCCTATTTTTATGTGCATTTGTAACTGTAATTAAAGGGTTCGGTACACTTTCCTATAAGGTCTACAAAACGGCCtaaaat
Protein-coding sequences here:
- the LOC123550160 gene encoding beta-1,3-glucan-binding protein-like yields the protein MILMVILFIVSTAFAVDFKPKVSRLSSGGLELSVNNLPQAKVFEVVYTSTRGRHHGQFNQEADGDWYHRNNEVPYNANDKLAYTIIGEIDGKTVVSKGTLQPEEYTGSAVTPPKRVRRGTVVFRDDFNGAAFDASNWDYEVSMYGGYNGEIQAYVQDHRNVFVKNGHLYVKPTFTSDDDRFTEASIHSGVMDMKALYGYCTNADRNGCYRQGTNGCIPPVMSGKIKSKHTIKFGKVEVRARIPRGDWLWPAIWMLPKSSEYGGWPASGEIDLMESRGNSFAGFDASNHGYNQVGATLHWGPSAGQNKFQWTHGDLDGDWAYAMHTYRLEWTVDHIQVFVDDHLMMNVGITQSFWNWGRFSGNNIWSSGTKAAPFDKAVRMPFHILKSEINIVTAFKTSQDDACGH